From a single Nostoc edaphicum CCNP1411 genomic region:
- a CDS encoding RelA/SpoT family protein — MSSLAINSSVDLAIPEWLKKCLKESSTTSGAGEDDRRHSDTVLIGRAFEFAYQLHQGQYRKSGEPYIAHPVAVADLLRDLGGSAAMIAAGFLHDVVEDTEVTSQEIEERFGPEVRQLVEGVTKLSKINFTSKTESQAENFRRMFLAMAQDIRVIVVKLADRLHNMRTLQYMSEASRRRSAQETRDIFAPLANRLGIWRIKWELEDLAFKYLEPEAFRQMQEHVSEKRTAREEKLARATNMLQERLQQAGIQFQDISGRPKHLYSIYQKMHRQQKEFHEIYDLAALRIIVQTNEECYRALAVVHDAFRPIPGRFKDYIGLPKPNRYQSLHTGVIGLTGRPLEVQIRTIEMHHIAEYGIAAHWKYKETGGSSISHLTATDDKFTWLRQLLEWQTDLKDAQEYLDSVKDNLFEDDVYVFTPKGDVVPLSPGATTVDFAYRIHTEVGNHCSGARVNGRMVPLSTRLQNGDIVEVLTQKNCHPSLDWLNFARTSAAKYRIKQWYKRSRREENVARGRELLEKELGKTGFDSLLKSDAMQIVAEKCNYHSVDDLLAGLGYGEITLNLVLNRWREVAKGQQPASTVSPFIPKEPATSKALRDAPPTTSRSTDSPIFGVEGLVYYLAGCCTPIPGEPIIGVVTRGRGISIHRQGCHNLETVEYERLVPVRWNPGAENSGRPHTYPVDVQIEALDRVGVLKDILSRLSDQGINVRHAQVKTSAGQPALMDLGIDIRDRSQLEQVFVQIKKMSDILNIRRLGQIDE; from the coding sequence ATGAGCAGTCTAGCTATAAATTCATCAGTTGATCTCGCCATTCCGGAATGGTTAAAAAAATGTTTGAAGGAGTCATCCACAACTAGCGGCGCAGGGGAAGATGACCGAAGGCATAGTGATACAGTCTTGATTGGTCGCGCATTTGAATTTGCTTACCAATTGCATCAAGGTCAATACCGCAAATCTGGAGAACCATACATTGCCCATCCCGTTGCTGTAGCCGATTTGCTGCGTGACTTGGGAGGTAGTGCTGCTATGATAGCAGCTGGATTTCTCCATGATGTCGTTGAAGATACAGAAGTTACAAGTCAAGAAATAGAAGAACGCTTTGGCCCAGAAGTGCGGCAGTTGGTCGAAGGTGTCACCAAGCTTTCTAAAATCAATTTCACCAGCAAAACCGAAAGCCAAGCCGAAAACTTCCGGCGGATGTTTTTGGCAATGGCGCAAGATATTCGGGTAATTGTGGTGAAATTGGCAGATCGTTTGCATAATATGCGAACTTTACAATATATGTCAGAGGCCAGCCGCCGCCGCAGTGCCCAGGAAACGCGAGATATATTCGCGCCCTTAGCCAATCGCTTGGGAATTTGGCGAATTAAATGGGAACTGGAAGATTTGGCTTTTAAATATTTGGAACCAGAAGCTTTCCGCCAAATGCAGGAGCATGTTTCCGAAAAACGGACGGCGCGAGAAGAGAAATTGGCTAGAGCTACGAACATGTTGCAAGAGCGTTTGCAGCAAGCCGGAATCCAGTTTCAGGATATCAGCGGTCGTCCCAAGCACCTTTATAGCATTTACCAAAAAATGCACCGCCAGCAAAAGGAATTTCATGAAATTTACGATTTGGCAGCGCTGCGAATTATTGTTCAAACTAATGAGGAATGCTATCGGGCTTTGGCGGTGGTTCATGATGCTTTTCGCCCAATTCCTGGGAGATTTAAAGACTACATTGGACTACCAAAGCCTAACCGTTACCAGTCGTTACATACTGGGGTGATTGGACTAACTGGCCGTCCTTTAGAGGTGCAAATTCGGACAATCGAAATGCATCATATCGCCGAGTATGGGATTGCCGCCCATTGGAAGTATAAAGAAACAGGTGGTTCTAGTATTAGCCATTTGACAGCGACAGATGACAAGTTTACTTGGCTACGGCAACTGCTAGAATGGCAAACTGATCTCAAGGATGCCCAAGAATATCTTGATAGCGTCAAAGATAATCTATTTGAAGATGATGTCTATGTCTTCACCCCTAAGGGGGATGTTGTTCCTTTAAGTCCTGGTGCTACCACTGTAGATTTTGCTTATCGCATTCATACGGAAGTAGGGAACCACTGTTCAGGGGCGCGGGTGAATGGGCGAATGGTGCCACTGTCAACGCGGCTGCAAAATGGCGATATTGTCGAGGTTTTAACCCAAAAGAACTGCCATCCGAGTTTAGATTGGTTGAACTTTGCCAGAACTTCGGCAGCGAAATATCGGATAAAACAATGGTACAAGCGATCGCGCCGGGAAGAAAATGTTGCCCGTGGACGGGAGTTGTTAGAAAAGGAACTGGGTAAAACTGGTTTTGATAGTTTGCTGAAGTCAGATGCGATGCAGATTGTCGCCGAAAAGTGTAACTACCACAGCGTAGATGATTTACTCGCTGGTTTGGGTTACGGTGAAATTACCTTGAACCTAGTGCTAAATCGTTGGCGAGAAGTAGCAAAGGGACAACAACCAGCTTCCACTGTGTCGCCATTTATCCCCAAAGAACCAGCGACATCAAAAGCTTTGCGAGATGCACCTCCAACTACCTCACGTTCCACTGATTCGCCAATTTTTGGGGTGGAAGGTTTGGTATATTATTTAGCTGGGTGTTGTACCCCGATTCCTGGCGAACCAATTATTGGTGTGGTGACGCGAGGTCGAGGGATTTCAATTCATCGCCAAGGCTGCCATAATTTGGAAACTGTGGAGTATGAGCGCTTAGTACCAGTTAGGTGGAACCCCGGCGCCGAAAATAGTGGTCGTCCGCATACATACCCAGTGGATGTTCAAATTGAAGCCCTTGACCGCGTAGGGGTGCTAAAGGATATTTTGTCACGGTTGAGTGACCAAGGGATTAATGTTCGCCATGCTCAGGTGAAAACCTCTGCTGGTCAACCTGCATTGATGGACTTAGGAATAGATATACGCGATCGCTCTCAACTAGAGCAAGTGTTCGTCCAAATTAAGAAAATGAGCGACATTTTGAATATCCGCCGCCTTGGTCAAATTGACGAGTAA
- a CDS encoding TetR/AcrR family transcriptional regulator — MSSSSGRPRSIHADQAILQATLDLLAEVGYESMSIEAIASRAGVGKTTIYRRYTSKEELVADAIESLRDDLVIPDTDSFWGDMDILINNAAKKIDSPLGRQTLALIISTASSNPQFAEVYWTKYTKLRREAFSKILERAKSRGEIHKDADVELMIDLVSGSLYYALIFKPTTEPVEAYMRRTMNLLIKGVGSRE, encoded by the coding sequence ATGTCAAGTTCTTCTGGACGCCCACGTAGCATCCACGCCGACCAAGCCATTCTCCAAGCAACCCTAGATTTGCTTGCAGAGGTAGGATATGAAAGCATGAGTATAGAAGCGATAGCTTCTCGTGCTGGAGTTGGTAAAACGACCATCTATCGGCGTTACACTTCCAAAGAAGAATTAGTTGCAGACGCGATCGAAAGTTTGAGAGATGATTTAGTGATCCCCGATACTGATAGCTTTTGGGGAGACATGGATATCCTGATTAATAATGCCGCCAAAAAAATAGATAGTCCCCTTGGTCGTCAGACACTTGCGCTGATCATTAGTACAGCGTCTAGCAATCCTCAGTTTGCAGAGGTTTACTGGACAAAATATACAAAACTCCGGCGTGAAGCCTTTTCTAAAATACTGGAGCGTGCCAAGTCTAGAGGCGAAATTCACAAAGATGCAGACGTAGAACTAATGATCGACCTTGTAAGCGGGTCACTATATTATGCACTGATTTTCAAACCCACAACCGAGCCAGTAGAAGCATACATGCGCCGCACCATGAATCTTTTGATAAAGGGAGTAGGGAGTAGGGAGTAG
- the patD gene encoding heterocyst frequency control protein PatD produces MSLNREKYLALVTLLEQLRSDATTTQIVAPELRQRIASLQQFFGQEIVPLADENWRVQSYQTEMSKQLRLLEIDVMFFQGARQASTAQTRLQTICDRLTTLIQYCDAILQPEAEGEK; encoded by the coding sequence ATGTCTTTAAACCGTGAGAAATATCTGGCACTCGTAACCTTGCTAGAGCAATTACGCTCCGATGCCACAACTACCCAAATAGTTGCGCCTGAGCTGCGACAGCGTATAGCCTCGTTGCAGCAATTTTTCGGGCAAGAGATTGTGCCTTTGGCTGATGAAAACTGGCGAGTGCAGTCTTATCAAACGGAGATGAGCAAGCAATTGCGCTTGTTGGAAATAGATGTAATGTTTTTCCAAGGAGCGCGGCAAGCATCTACTGCACAAACGAGACTTCAGACGATTTGCGATCGCTTGACAACCCTCATTCAATACTGTGATGCCATTCTGCAACCAGAAGCGGAAGGAGAAAAATAA